DNA sequence from the Malus domestica chromosome 06, GDT2T_hap1 genome:
ACTCATAGCTCACAGTTTTCgtgaaaaatgcaaattttgaaTGCTTTGCAAATTTTTTGGTATACGCATTAAAGAATGTATTATAAGCTACTCTGAAGTAGTTGGACCGCTTTTTAAGAcctataagtttttttttacatgGTATTAATGTGgtgaaatagaaaaataaataaacactagCGGAGAATGGAAATGATATCCGAGATCTACAAAAATCATTAAGAGCCCTTCACAGATTATTGAGAAGCTTATTGATCAATCAAAATGACACGAAAGTAGGCTTACAATCATTACTTTAGAAATATCGTGATCTATAGCTCGtagtttttgtgaaaaatgcaaAATTTGAACATTTGCAAATTTTTTGGTATATGCATTCAAGAATGTTTTATAAGCTCTTCAGAAGTAGTTGGCCCATTTTTTAAGAcctataagtttttttttaccgGATTATTAATGCGgtgaaatagaaaaataaataaatgctaGTGGGTAGCGGAAATGATGTTTGAGATCATTAAGAGCCCTaaacagattttttttatttattatctacactaagaggaaggggggggggaggggcTTATCCTCACAATGGGCTATGGTGAGAATCtaacctaagacttctcacttacaagtgaagagtaatatcactagaccgtagtactaagtggctccCTAAACAGATTGTTGATCCATcaaaatgacatgaaagttggCTTACGATCACTGGTTTAAAGATTAGCAAAATTGATCCAAAATCAAGACTTATTGTTCacagttttaatgaaaaaagaaaCTTTTGAACATTTGCAATTTTTTTGATATACGCTTTAAAGAAAGTATTAGAAGCTCTTCAAAAGTAGTTGGACAGTTTTTTTTGGACTCATAAGCATattttatggattttttttggtggggaaatagaaaaataaaagaagaaattgacGCCAAGCGAAAGTGATATCCGAGATCTAGTAAAATTGTTAAAAGCCCTACACATATTATTGAGAAGCTTATTGATAGATCAAAATGGCATGAAAGTGGGCTTACGGTCACTAGTTTAAATATTAGCAAAATTGACCCAAATCGTGAGTTATAGCTCacagttttaatgaaaaatgaaacttttgaacaTTTGCAATTTTTTTCGGTACACACTTCAAAGAAAGTATTATAAGCACTTCGGAAGTGGTTCTACAGTTTTTTAGGACTCATAATTATATGTTAGGGATTTTTAAATGTGgtgaaatagaaaaataaataaacactgtCACTGGGCGAAAATGATATCCGAGATCTGGAAAAATTGTTAAGAGCCTTACACAGATTATTGAGAAGCTTATTGATCAAACAAAATGACAGGAAAGTAGGCTTCCGACCACTACTTTAGAAATTAGCAAAATTGATCCATAATTGTAACTTATTGCTCACAATTTTcgtgaaaaatgaaattttgaaCATTTGCAAATTTTTTGGTATACGCAATCAAGAATGTTTTATAAGCTCCTCGGAAGTGGTTGGACCATTTTTTTAAGACCTAtaagttatttttttattttttatggattATTACTGtggggaaaagaaaaatatataaacacatggtttttttttttttttacgggtTATTAATGTGGTGAAATAGCAATTTTTTTGGTATACGCTTTATAGAAAGTATTATAAGCTCTTTGGAAGTGGTTCAACAGTTTTTTAAGACTGATAATCTTATGTTTAAATATTGGCAAAATTGTGTATGTCTTAAATATTAACAAAATTGATCCTAAATCGTGACTTATAGCTcatagttttaatgaaaaatgaaactTATGAAAatagcaatttttttttgtatatgcCTTACATAAAGTATTATAAGCTCTTTGGAAGTGGTTCAACAATTTTTTAAGACTGATagtcttaaattttaatattagcAAAATTGATCCAAAATCGTGAGTAACTCACagtgagttttaatgaaaaatgaaacttttgaaaatttgtaatttttttgatATACACTTTAAAGAAAGTATTATAAGCTCTTCGAAATTGGTTGGACAATTTTTTAGGACTCATAAGTATATTTTACggatttttttttggtgaaatagaaaaataaacaagCACTAGCGCATAGCGAAAACGATAACCGAGATCTAGAAAAATCATTAAGTGCCCTCCACAGATTATTGATCAATCAAAATGACACGAAAGTAGGCTTACGATCACTAGTTGAAAGATTGGCAAAATTGATCCAAAATCGTGACTTATAGCTCacagttttaatgaaaaatgaaacttttgaacgtttaatttttttttggtatacaCTTTATAGAAAGTATTATAAGCTCTTCGAAAGTGGTTAGATCGTTTTTTAGGACATATATTACAGACATTTAATGTGGtgaaacagaaaaataaataaacaatggCGCTGAATGAAAATGATATccaaggtttaaaaaaaaatcattaagagCCCTACACAGATTATTGAGAAGCTTATTGATCAACCAAATTGACATGAAAGTAGACTTACGATCAGTACTTTAGAAGTATGCAAAAATGATTGTGACTTATAGCTCacaatttttgtgaaaaatgaaaattttgaacatttGCAAATTTTTTGGTATACGCATTAAGGACTGTTTTATAAGCTCTTTGGAAGTAGTTGGACCATTTTTTAAGacctataatttttttttacggaTTATTACTGtggtgaaaagaaaaatatataaacactaaCGGCGAACACAAATGATATCCGTGAtctgaaaaaaaatcattaagagCCTACACAGATTATTGAGAAGCTTATTTATCAATCAAAATGACATGAAAGTAGGCTTATAATCACTAGTTTAAAGATTAGCAAAATTGATCCAAAATTGTGACTTATAGCTCATACCTcatagttttaatgaaaatgaaactTTTAAACATTTGCAAGTTTTTTGGAATACActttaaaaaaaagtattataAGCTCTTCAGAAGTGGTTGGACAGTTTTCTAGGACTCATAAGGATATtttactgatttttttttttgtggtgaaatagaaaaataaacaaacactGAAGCTAAGAGAAAATGATATCTGAGATCTAGAAAAATCATTAAGAGCCCTATACAAATTATTGAGAAGCTTGTTGATAAATCAAAATGAAATGAAAGTAGGCTTACGATCACTACCTTAGAAATTAGCAAAATTGATCTGTAATCGTGACTTATATAGCTCACAATTTTCGTAAGCCCATTTTTTAGGAcctaaaagttttttttttatgaattattAATGTGgtgaaatagaaaaataaataaatactagCGAAGACGAACATGATATCTGAGATCTGAAAAAAATCATTAATAGCCCTACATAGATAATTGAGAAGCTTATTGATCAATCAAAATGACACGAAAGTAGGCTTGTGATCACTAGTTTAAAGATTAGCAAAATTGATCCAAATCGTGAGTTATAGCTcaaagttttaatgaaaaatgaaactTTCGAACATTTGCAATTTTTTTGGCATACACTTCAAAGAAAGTACTATAAGCTCTTCGGAAATGGTTTGACAGTTTTTTAGGACTCATAATTATAAGTTACGGATTTTTAAATGTGATgaaatagaaaaacaaataaacacttGCACTAGGCGAAAATGATATCCGAGATCTAGAAAAATCATTAAGAGCCCTACATAGATTATTGAGAAGCTTATTGCTCAACCAAAATGATATGAAAGTAGGCTTACAATCACTACTTTAGAAATTAGCAAAATCGATCCATAATCGTGACTTATAACTCACAGTTTTCGTGAAAAATGCAATTTTGAACATTTgcaatttttttggtaaatgcATTCAAGAAAGTTTTATAAGCTCTTCGGAAGTAGTTGGACCATTTTTTAAGAcctataagtttttttttacggATTATTAATGTGgtgaaatagaaaaataaatgaaCACTAGTGAAGAGTGGAAATGATATCCGAGATCCGAAAAAATCATTAAGAGCCTTACACAGATCATTGAGAAGCTTATAGATCGACCAAATGACCCGAAAGTAGGTTGAGATCACTTGTTtattgttagatcccacatcgcccaagggagtggatcatctatgccttatatgtacatgctcacctTTTTTAGCACGATGTCTTTTgaaagctcactggcttcggatttcataggaactctgaagttaaacgagttcacgtgaaagcaatcccaggatgggtgacccactgggtagttctcgtgtgagtttccagaaacaaaaccgtgaaggcgtggtcgggacccaaagcAGATAATATCATGCTATGGCGGAGCcaagcccaggatgtggtggagcCCAGGTCGGGGTGTGACATTTATAGATTTGTAAAATTGTGACTTATAGCTCACAATTTTCgtgaaaaatgcaaattttcaaCCATTGCAATTTTTATGGTATACATGTTAAACAAAGTATTATAAGCTCTTCGGAAGTAGTTGGACCATTTATTAAGACTTGTATGTATATTTAGCAGAATTTTAATGTGgtgaaatagaaaaataaataaacactggCCCAGAGTGTAAGTATTATATGAGATCAAGAAAAATCATTACAAGCCCTACACAGATTATTAAGAAGTTTATTGATTGAtcaaaattacacaaaagtaGGCTTACGATCACTGCTTATGAAATTAGCAAAATTGATCCATAAACGTAATTTATAGCTCACAGTTTTCATGAAAAtgcaaattttgaatatttgcCAATTTTTTGGTATACGCATTAAAGAAAGTTTTATAAGGTATTTGGAAGTAGTTGTACCACTAATAAGACCCATAAGTAttatttttcggatttttaaaatggtgaaattgaaaaataaaaaatactggTGGTGAGCTAAAGTGATATTTGAGAttcaaaaaaatcaataaaagccCTACACAAATTATTGAAAAGCTTATCGATCAaccaaaaagacaaaaaaatagGTTTACGTTCACTACTTTAGAAATTAGTAAAAATCTCACAGTTTTcgtgaaatgaaaattttgaatttccaaaTATTTTGATATATGCGTTAAGGAAAGTTTTATAAGCTCCATAGAAGCAGTTGGGCCATTTATCAAGACCTAGAAATAATTTCTccatataatttatatatatataatagaaataaaaataactgTCGGAGAACGAGTGCCAATTCATATTTGTTATCCACTAAGAGAGCATTACGATTTGGAATACTTCAATTGATTGTAATATAATATCACTGGCTTGGCTGCCTGTACATATTTTAATATTGCTTACGTTCTTGGAtgacattttctctctttagcAACTCCCATctttttggtacaaattaacTCATTTCCTCTCCACCTTCCTCATTATAtaaatatctatatatatacctCACAGACCTTTACTAAAGGTACCTTTAGCCTGATATTCTTCACTTATTCTTTTTTCAAGCaagattatatattttatttagggagaaattaggttcacattcttctttttgctactccattgattaaaatcctattcattttcaattttttatcaaggtccttgggtattaataacatcattaattatttgaataataaaatatttttatttttaaatatattcctttagtgttaaaaatgttaaaattagtatatttatatttatagctaaaatttttatcatatattttaatttttagtttgtacctatttttaatttgtaccaattttcttttcatttttaatttgtacccatatattagtttctttttgtgcccatattttttaaagttttatttgtgtttgtacccatgtgtacaccatcacgtgacattgtatatttaatcaatgatagaaaaattacatgtggtatatttatattttatgcataaactttgtatcatatatttatatttttagtttgtacccacttttaatatgcaacatttttttaaatttgtagtattttctttttagttttattttggacccatgtattaatttcttttagagcctatatttttttttttaaattcatttgtactcataattttttaatcttatatctgtaccctaatttatttataatgtacccatttttctttattaatgtaccactttgttatatgtgaaatgtaccaatttttttgtaaaatgtacccttttttttaacactatggatatattcttttgccatttattatttcttatttttacatagtttttatccatttattcaatcaaaatgtttgaatttttttattgtaaccatttctaatagtattataatgaggaattttaaattcataggattataaatctcataaaatatcaaacaattaatgtcaaaactataaaaatataaatattaattgtaatataatgaggtgtacaaagtcaagaaactttgatcaaactttgaataccattaaggttttagtcaaagaatgttaaggattatgaactgcatccaaagtatccctttaTTTATTCATTGAAACAACAAAAAGTGGGACTAAGTCAAattaagcttttgaaaattctaTTTTAACGCATGGTTGGTCGTCCTTTTTATTCATATTGTAATTTTAACTTCTGGCTATCTTAATTGAGATCGATTTAATTAACACCTATAGGCTATATATGCATGTATTTTTAACAACATTTTCAATAAAATTCCCAATGAACAAAAAATGCAATacagttttttaaattttttttaaaataaaattaaacaacacTGAGAGAACGGAAGATTTGAACCCGAATGTAATGTATCACTAACTATTAGGGTAATCGACCACATACAAAATTGCAATACGGTTAGTGGCTTATTGCCAAAAGAATTGGTACATATTAATATTGAATTTTAATCCAAGACCAGTTCAATTAATTAGTAGTTACAACCAAGTCTTTACCTGCTTctaaaaataaatccaagtcTTTACCTGCTTCGATTATCGAGAGGGAAAATCCAAGACCAGTTCATCATCAGTGTCTCTTGCTAATCTATAAATACAGAAGTGTCCCCATACATAATTTTCATCCATCTCAAAGCAACTGATCATCTAATACTACTTTAGTTACACGGTATTTATCAAAGTACAAGTTCCAAGTCCTTGCTAATCTATAGGATATTCCCCTATAAACTTTAGCTAGCGATGAAAGGAGTTCATTTCCCTGTAACTGCTATTGCCCTATTAGCATTCGCCACCCTCCTTGCCTCTGCCTCTGATCCAAGTCCTCTTCAGGACTTTTGTGTAGCAATTAATAACACCGATCCTGCTGGTACGTATAATTATACGTTTTAATTACGTAAATACAATATCATTAATTAAGATTACTCTTCTGTTGTATAATTAatcatatgttttatttttttgtctagTAAAATTCCTTTCAGTAAATATATAGAGTACGTAGGAAATAGCAAGGCCTAAACCCTATATGATTGTGCAAGGATGATGTTACATGGCTGATGGCTCATCATCATCCATGCATGTACAACACGTAAGTACATAAAAAAAGATTAATTTGTTTGTCTGTTTAATTGCGAACAGTGTTTGTGAACGGGAAGTTCTGCAAGAACCCAAAACTTGCGTCAGCAAACGATTTCTTCTCTGACAAGCTCCGGAACCCCGGAAACACATCGAATCCGATTGGTTCAATTGTTACGGCGGCAAACGTAGACGATATACCCGGACTCAACACTCTCGGCATATCCTTTGCTCGCGTAGACTTTGCACCAAATGGCCTCAATCCTCCTCACACTCACCCTCGTGCCACGGAGATACTCATCGTCTTGGAAGGCTCACTCTACGTCGGATTCGTCACATCCAATGGCGACGGCAATCGGCTGTTCACCAAAGTGTTGTACAAGGGAGATGTGTTTGTGTTCCCAGTCGGTCTCATTCACTTCCAACTCAATGTCGGAAAAACCAACGCTTTGGCCATCGCGGGTCTCAGCAGCCAGAACCCGGGGGTGATCACCATTGCGAATGCAGTCTTCGGATCCAACCCTCCCATCAACCCTGATGTTTTGGCCAAGGCATTCCAGGTGGACGAGAAGGAGGTTGATTATCTTCAGAAACAGTTTTGGTACAACAACCATTAATCAAAACGACTACacaaattatatgaaatataaTATTAAGTAAATAAGAAGATCATGGTTTGATTTTGCTTATGTAATGATGTAACAGTATAATATTAATACAACAGTGATGTATGTTACTTATCCCGAAATCTCTTACttggaaggttttttttttttttttttcggtcgaGCTCGTACTTTTAGTTTGAACAATCGAAAAAAGCAATTACTTGTCATGTAGATGTGGCTGGGTTTTAATGTTTTGTGTGTTATGCTGTGTTGGTCAGTGCAACCATACAAAGAGGACAAAGCAATTTTGGTGGGTTTGTGTGGTCTTCGTGATTTCACCataaaatgaagaacaaagtaTCAGgtatcaacaaatacaaatacttGATCAAAATGGAGGTAGCCTAATTACAATGAACCCCTCAAATTTCATGTTTATGTGTGTGGATACAGTCACCGTAATTGTTTGCCAATTTTCTCTCCATTTATGATGAGGTCACAAAATCCATCATATTGTTTAGCGGGTTCCAGAAAATCATTAAATGCTCTACCTGAATTATTAAGAAACTTACCTATCAATGGAATGACACGTAAGTAGGCTTACAAttgttgttttgaattagaaaaTCTTAATAAGAAATAGTGACTTATAGCTCATAATTTTCgtaaaaattacaaattttaaatattatagaAGCTATAAGCCCATTTGGAAGTGTTGGAGCATTTAATGAGTAATATATagaagtattttttttattatagatTTTTAATGTGTGGTGGaccgaaaataaaataattaaatactgTCGATGAGCAAAAGTGTTATCCAAGTTCTAGAAAATCACTGATCGCCCaacacaatttattaaaatgcTTGTCGCACGACGAAAATGATACAAAAGTAGGCCTCTGATTGGtcctttaaattaaaaatttacgACTTATAGCTCATAACTAGCAACGGTGCCCGCGCGATGCTGCGGGTTCAAAACTGTATAAAACATGTAGAAAGTTATAAATACACACGATATGCAATAATATGTAATATTTACATATATGTTCAAATCTATTTACAACTATATGGATTGACGGTTCTATCACCATTGTTAATATTCATATCTTTTACAAATTGATGTCCTAACTGTCTTTAactaaaagaaaagataaaagttTATTTCTTACCGAAATCTaccaatttgaatcaaatctaCCAAAGAATAGATTGTAGCATACCTTGTCATTTCTGCAAACTGGACACCTGTAATAACAATAGCGATATAATTTCTTCCAAAGCcattggaaaaaccaaatttGAACAGAACTTCCTCCCCCCTCCTCTgaccaaataaataaaaagttatgTTTCTCTTTTAGAACCTCGAATCACATGAAACTCCAAtcacatgacacaaaaccataTAGAACAGAAATTAGAAAAAATGAAACTAAACACATTAACTCTTGACAAAAACTTATTACCCATTCTTAAAATCACTGAAAATATGAATCACCAATGAAGAAATGAGGAAACAAATCAGTAACCTAACTTATATACCATTAGGATGAACAAATCAGTAACCTAACTTATATAGCATTAGGATGAACCATGCTAATTTGTTCATATAACAGACCTGTCTCCCTACATTTCCCTTTTTCTCAGCGAACAAAAAGACCTATCCTCCTTTTTTAAAACTTGCAACTACTTAGAATATTATAA
Encoded proteins:
- the LOC103438289 gene encoding germin-like protein subfamily 1 member 13, with protein sequence MKGVHFPVTAIALLAFATLLASASDPSPLQDFCVAINNTDPAVFVNGKFCKNPKLASANDFFSDKLRNPGNTSNPIGSIVTAANVDDIPGLNTLGISFARVDFAPNGLNPPHTHPRATEILIVLEGSLYVGFVTSNGDGNRLFTKVLYKGDVFVFPVGLIHFQLNVGKTNALAIAGLSSQNPGVITIANAVFGSNPPINPDVLAKAFQVDEKEVDYLQKQFWYNNH